A stretch of Streptococcus sp. oral taxon 061 DNA encodes these proteins:
- a CDS encoding glycerophosphoryl diester phosphodiesterase membrane domain-containing protein: MKPEKPKKLGFKKIYLNLDKILFLFFLIFMLVDYIWLPLNSVIAGFLLSQTGYLFISYNNIFEIIKNAPIVSLGFVILIAINLLVAYFQLSILFIGARHLLYHEKRTLIEYSRKVFRESLAFMKELTISKALFIFIFVAMLFPFIRKIFKIYYFNKIVIPEFIQTYMEDKYWMWWVAIIILSLLFFYVSVRLIFTLPKVFYEKMTVKEAIIYSLDKTKDHFWFYAWHLFLIIVKTNLFFYLPLIPILSTQYIVDSLTQRESLVLAILNFVLIKNFHYMALTYFLVKFTSFLTGEELDIMPRREKDHIMRWGVMVCACIFFAIEGYNYLEAPVVNPPLVISHRGVSNGNGVQNTIQSLEKTSQLKPDLIEMDIQETKDGQFVMMHDANLRGLAGINKTPQDLTLEELKQIDIHENGYDTKISSFDDYLTRANELHQKLLIEIKTSHKDSPQMMEHFLEKYAAKIKVYGHQMQSLDYHVVEKVTQYDKNIPIYLILPYNSVFPRTVATGYTMEYSTLDEYFVTKLWNTDQKLYVWTINSSESFNKSFHLGVDGIITDDLEKIKEELETAQEDPEYSDLLLNKATELFAF; the protein is encoded by the coding sequence ATGAAACCTGAAAAACCGAAAAAATTGGGTTTTAAAAAGATTTACCTAAATCTAGATAAAATCCTCTTTCTATTCTTTCTAATCTTTATGTTGGTTGACTATATCTGGTTGCCATTAAACTCAGTGATAGCTGGATTTTTACTAAGTCAGACTGGATATTTGTTTATTTCCTACAACAATATTTTTGAGATTATAAAAAACGCACCTATAGTCAGTCTTGGCTTCGTAATCTTAATAGCCATCAATCTGCTGGTAGCCTATTTTCAACTTAGTATTCTCTTTATTGGAGCTCGCCACCTCCTATATCACGAAAAAAGAACTCTTATAGAATACAGTCGAAAAGTATTTCGTGAAAGCCTTGCTTTTATGAAGGAATTGACTATTTCAAAAGCTTTGTTCATCTTTATATTTGTAGCAATGCTATTTCCGTTTATCAGAAAGATATTTAAGATTTATTATTTCAATAAAATCGTAATTCCAGAGTTTATTCAAACCTACATGGAAGATAAGTACTGGATGTGGTGGGTAGCCATTATTATCTTATCACTCTTATTCTTTTATGTTTCAGTTCGCTTGATATTCACTCTGCCCAAGGTCTTTTATGAAAAGATGACGGTTAAGGAAGCAATCATTTATAGTTTGGATAAAACTAAAGATCACTTTTGGTTTTACGCCTGGCATTTATTCTTAATTATTGTAAAAACCAATCTATTCTTCTATCTTCCTCTCATCCCGATATTATCTACTCAGTATATAGTGGATAGCCTTACTCAGAGAGAGTCTCTGGTTCTAGCTATTTTGAATTTTGTTCTTATCAAGAATTTCCACTATATGGCATTAACCTATTTCCTTGTAAAATTTACGTCCTTTTTAACAGGAGAAGAACTTGATATTATGCCAAGACGCGAGAAGGACCATATCATGAGGTGGGGTGTCATGGTGTGTGCATGTATCTTCTTTGCGATTGAAGGCTATAATTATCTAGAAGCTCCTGTAGTCAATCCACCACTTGTGATTTCACACCGTGGTGTATCAAATGGCAATGGTGTACAAAATACCATTCAATCCCTAGAAAAAACATCTCAATTAAAACCAGATTTAATCGAGATGGATATCCAGGAAACAAAGGATGGACAATTTGTCATGATGCATGATGCTAATCTTAGAGGATTAGCTGGTATCAATAAAACACCACAAGATTTGACCTTAGAAGAGTTAAAGCAGATTGACATTCATGAGAATGGTTATGATACAAAGATTTCAAGTTTCGATGATTATCTAACTCGCGCAAATGAACTGCATCAGAAACTACTCATTGAAATTAAGACCAGCCACAAAGATAGCCCGCAGATGATGGAACATTTTCTCGAAAAGTATGCTGCAAAAATTAAGGTTTATGGTCATCAAATGCAATCCTTGGATTACCATGTTGTTGAGAAAGTAACTCAGTATGATAAGAATATTCCAATCTATCTTATCCTTCCCTACAATTCTGTTTTTCCTAGAACGGTTGCGACAGGCTACACAATGGAGTACTCTACTTTGGATGAATATTTTGTCACGAAACTATGGAATACTGATCAAAAACTCTATGTATGGACAATCAATAGTTCCGAATCTTTTAATAAGTCTTTTCACCTAGGTGTTGACGGAATAATTACGGATGACTTGGAAAAAATAAAAGAAGAACTAGAAACTGCTCAGGAAGATCCTGAATATAGTGACTTATTGCTAAATAAAGCAACTGAATTATTTGCTTTTTAA
- a CDS encoding 3'-5' exonuclease codes for METVRDYISFDLEFNKHQDKTHLIQVSAVHFKDGEEVEAFDSYVHSDVPLKSFINGLTGITSETLKNAPKVEEVLQKFQDFVGDLPLVGYNAAKSDLPILLEHGLDYREQYLVDLYNEALERRSSDLHGIANLKLQTVANFLGFKGRSHNSLEDARMTARVYEAFLESDESRLLLNSQSSLNSNPFDALDLSQFFD; via the coding sequence ATGGAAACAGTAAGAGATTATATCTCATTTGACTTAGAATTCAACAAACACCAAGATAAGACTCATTTGATTCAGGTATCGGCAGTGCACTTTAAAGATGGTGAAGAGGTAGAAGCGTTTGACTCTTATGTTCACTCAGATGTACCTTTAAAGAGTTTTATTAATGGTTTGACTGGTATTACTTCAGAGACTCTCAAGAATGCTCCAAAGGTAGAAGAAGTCCTCCAAAAATTTCAAGATTTTGTTGGTGATTTACCCCTTGTTGGTTATAATGCAGCAAAGAGTGATTTACCGATTTTACTAGAACATGGTTTGGACTATCGAGAACAATATTTAGTCGATCTCTATAATGAGGCACTTGAGCGACGTAGTTCTGATTTGCATGGAATTGCTAATCTAAAATTACAAACTGTGGCTAATTTTCTAGGTTTTAAAGGGCGATCTCATAATAGTTTAGAGGATGCTCGTATGACTGCTCGAGTGTATGAAGCTTTTCTTGAGTCAGATGAGAGTAGGCTGTTACTCAATTCTCAGAGTAGTCTCAATTCGAATCCATTTGATGCCTTAGATCTATCACAGTTTTTTGATTAG
- a CDS encoding DUF536 domain-containing protein gives MSIEMTVSEIAEVLGLSRQAINNRVKELPEEDITKNDKGVTVVTRSGLIKLEEIYKKTIFEDEPVSDEVKQRELMEILVDEKNAEIIRLYEQLKAKDKQLAEKDEQMRVKDRQIAEKDKQLDQQQQLTLQAMKDQETLQLELDQAKQEVQASKKGFFARLFGK, from the coding sequence ATGAGTATTGAAATGACTGTCAGTGAGATTGCTGAAGTCTTGGGGCTATCCCGACAAGCAATCAATAATCGTGTCAAAGAATTACCTGAAGAAGATATTACAAAAAACGACAAAGGTGTTACTGTTGTTACTCGTAGTGGATTGATCAAACTTGAAGAAATCTACAAAAAGACTATCTTTGAAGATGAACCAGTTAGTGATGAAGTTAAGCAACGAGAACTTATGGAGATTCTTGTTGATGAAAAGAACGCTGAAATCATCCGTCTTTATGAACAACTGAAAGCAAAAGACAAGCAACTGGCTGAAAAAGATGAACAGATGCGTGTTAAAGACCGCCAAATTGCTGAAAAAGATAAGCAATTGGACCAACAACAACAGTTAACCCTTCAAGCTATGAAGGACCAAGAAACTCTTCAGTTGGAGTTGGATCAAGCTAAGCAAGAAGTTCAAGCATCGAAGAAAGGCTTCTTTGCTCGCTTATTTGGCAAATAA
- the truB gene encoding tRNA pseudouridine(55) synthase TruB has translation MNGIINLKKEAGMTSHDAVFKLRKILGTKKIGHGGTLDPDVVGVLPIAVGKATRMVEFMQDEGKVYEGEITLGYSTTTEDASGEVVAETPVLNPLDEKLVDEAIASLTGPITQIPPMYSAVKVNGRKLYEYARAGQEVERPERQVTIYRFERTSPISYDGHLARFSFRVKCSKGTYIRTLSVDLGEKLGYAAHMSHLTRTSAAGLNLEDALTLEEVAEKVQAGDFVFLHPLEIGTGDLVKVNLTPEQAEEVRFGRFIELEQTEKELAGFEDDKLLAILEKREHLYKPRKVFY, from the coding sequence ATGAACGGTATTATCAACTTAAAGAAAGAAGCAGGGATGACCTCGCATGATGCGGTTTTTAAACTGCGTAAGATTTTAGGGACTAAGAAGATTGGCCATGGTGGCACTTTGGATCCGGATGTAGTGGGCGTTTTACCCATTGCTGTGGGAAAGGCGACTCGCATGGTTGAGTTCATGCAGGACGAGGGTAAGGTCTATGAGGGAGAAATCACTCTAGGCTATTCAACGACGACCGAGGATGCTAGTGGGGAAGTAGTTGCAGAGACTCCTGTTTTAAATCCACTGGATGAAAAACTTGTCGATGAGGCGATTGCGAGTTTGACTGGTCCTATCACTCAAATCCCACCGATGTACTCTGCTGTCAAGGTCAATGGTCGCAAGCTCTATGAGTATGCGCGTGCTGGTCAAGAAGTAGAGCGTCCAGAGCGTCAGGTTACGATTTATAGGTTTGAAAGAACGAGTCCGATTTCTTATGATGGGCATCTTGCACGATTTTCTTTTCGTGTCAAATGCAGTAAGGGAACTTATATCCGTACCTTGTCTGTTGATCTTGGAGAAAAACTTGGTTATGCGGCCCATATGTCACACTTAACTCGAACTAGTGCAGCAGGTTTAAACTTGGAAGATGCTTTGACCTTGGAAGAAGTCGCTGAAAAAGTTCAAGCTGGAGATTTTGTTTTTCTCCATCCTCTAGAGATTGGGACAGGGGATTTAGTAAAGGTAAATTTGACTCCAGAGCAGGCAGAAGAAGTTCGTTTTGGTCGCTTTATTGAATTGGAACAAACTGAGAAGGAATTGGCTGGCTTTGAAGATGATAAATTACTAGCAATTTTAGAGAAACGAGAACATCTTTACAAACCGAGAAAGGTTTTCTATTAA